The Caldisericota bacterium sequence GGTTGTTCATCCAGCGGAGGTAGCAAAACCATTAGAATAGTCCATAAAAACTTTACCGAACAGCGTATCATGGGAGAGATGCTATCTGTGTATTTAGAATCAAAGGGTTACGAAACAACCGTCAATGAGCTCGGTGGCTCTATGCTTTGCTTCAACGCACTTAACAACGGTGAAGCCGACCTGTACCCAGAATACACAGGAACCGGTTACTCCTGCATTTTGGAACAATCAGACATTCTCAGTCCAAATGAGACATACGACTATGTAAAATCCCATTTTGAAGAAGACTATGGTATCACTTGGCTAGCACCTTTCGGCTTTAACAATACATACGTCCTCTCAGTTACAGAAGAAACTGCTGAAAAATATGATATTACCTCCATATCTGACTTGAAAGATTTGGCAGGTGACATGATTCTCGGCTGCGATCAGGAGTTTGTAGTACGCACAGACGGTTACCCCGGCATGTGTACTCTTTATGGTTTTGAATTCAAAAAAGTGAAGAATATGGACCAGGGTCTTACGTACGCTGCCCTGGCAGAGGGTGATTTGGACGTAAACGTATCTTTTTCCACTGACGGCAGGATAGCAAAATACAACCTTGTCAACCTTGAGGATGACAAACATTTCTTTCCACCCTATTATTGCACGCCCATTTTGAAGCAAGAATTTGCGGAAGCCAATCCCGGAGTTGTTACTGCACTTGAAGCTTTAGAAAACGCCTGGAGTGACACCGACATGCAAAAATATAATCTACAGGTAGATGAGGGCGCAGAGCTCCGGGATGTCGCAACACAAATGCTAAAAGATAAGGGATTAATCGATTGATAATATTTGTATTGGAACAGAACTGGCACCAGTTCTGTTCCAAGCTACAAACACGCCTCTTCTTGACACAAGTAACAGCTTTGTGTTATAACCACTGTTATATAAAAAATTTCAACAAAATTTTATACATTGTCATCTATTTCAAGTCAAAGAGAGGTATAACATGATAGAACTCAAGAATGTATGTAAATCTTATGACGGGAAGAATGTCGTTATCAACAATCTCAGCATGACTGTAGAAGCAGGGGAATTTGTAGTTCTCGTCGGTGAAAGCGGATGTGGAAAAACAACTACGATGCAAATGATGAACAGGCTCATCAAGCCCACAAGTGGTAATATTTTTATCAACGGAAAAAACATTAAAACTTCAAATGAAATTGAATTGCGGAGAAACATCGGGTACGTCATACAAAGCATAGGACTTTTCCCACACAGAACAATTGCACAGAACATTGCAACCGTCCCAATGCTTTGCAAAAAAGATAAAAACGAAACGGAAAATCGTATCCGCAGTCTTATGGAGATCGTGGGACTCCCCCCTAATGAGTACGCACACCGTTATCCAAGCGAGCTCTCTGGCGGGCAGCAGCAACGAGCCGGCGTTGCAAGAGCACTTGCAAACGAGCCTGAAATAATCCTTATGGATGAGCCCTTTTCTTCTCTCGATCCAATCACGAGAGAACAGCTACAAAATGAGCTTTTGCGCATATGCGAAGAATTAGGAAATACTATCATCTTTGTCACCCATGATATTGACGAGGCTATTAAGCTAGGAGATAAAATCGCCGTTCTACAAGACGGCAAATTAGCTCAATTTGATACACCCGAAGAAATTTTGAAAAATCCCGCAAATGAGTATGTTGCGGAATTTGTTGGCAAAAATCGTCTTTGGAAAACTCCGGACATGGTAAATGCTGAGGACGTTATGAATAGTAATCTTGTTACTATAAATCCCAACCGCTCGGTGGCTCAGGCAATTGAAATTATGAAGACTCTCGATGTTACAATTTTGTGTGTTGCTAACAAACTAGAAACAGGAAAAATCAAACTTCTGGGTCTTGTCGGCGCTAACCGTCTCCGCGGTATCACTGATCACAGTATCAGAATGAAAAGCATAATGAAATCCAACATAAGAGAAATCCCTCACGATATGCCACTTACAGAA is a genomic window containing:
- a CDS encoding ABC transporter ATP-binding protein is translated as MIELKNVCKSYDGKNVVINNLSMTVEAGEFVVLVGESGCGKTTTMQMMNRLIKPTSGNIFINGKNIKTSNEIELRRNIGYVIQSIGLFPHRTIAQNIATVPMLCKKDKNETENRIRSLMEIVGLPPNEYAHRYPSELSGGQQQRAGVARALANEPEIILMDEPFSSLDPITREQLQNELLRICEELGNTIIFVTHDIDEAIKLGDKIAVLQDGKLAQFDTPEEILKNPANEYVAEFVGKNRLWKTPDMVNAEDVMNSNLVTINPNRSVAQAIEIMKTLDVTILCVANKLETGKIKLLGLVGANRLRGITDHSIRMKSIMKSNIREIPHDMPLTEVMVIREKRNVKFSPVIDDKGYLIGIITNASILNVLNQIMPGKEDY
- a CDS encoding glycine betaine ABC transporter substrate-binding protein; its protein translation is MKKLIKRTGIFVLIASMLFLAGCSSSGGSKTIRIVHKNFTEQRIMGEMLSVYLESKGYETTVNELGGSMLCFNALNNGEADLYPEYTGTGYSCILEQSDILSPNETYDYVKSHFEEDYGITWLAPFGFNNTYVLSVTEETAEKYDITSISDLKDLAGDMILGCDQEFVVRTDGYPGMCTLYGFEFKKVKNMDQGLTYAALAEGDLDVNVSFSTDGRIAKYNLVNLEDDKHFFPPYYCTPILKQEFAEANPGVVTALEALENAWSDTDMQKYNLQVDEGAELRDVATQMLKDKGLID